The Globicephala melas chromosome 20, mGloMel1.2, whole genome shotgun sequence genome contains a region encoding:
- the FZD2 gene encoding frizzled-2 — MRPRSALPRLLLPLLLLPAAGPAQFHGEKGISIPDHGFCQPISIPLCTDIAYNQTIMPNLLGHTNQEDAGLEVHQFYPLVKVQCSPELRFFLCSMYAPVCTVLEQAIPPCRSICERARQGCEALMNKFGFQWPERLRCEHFPRHGAEQICVGQNHSEDGAPALLTTAPPPGLQPGAGGTPGGQGGGGSPPRYATLEHPFHCPRVLKVPSYLSYKFLGERDCAAPCEPARPDGSMFFSQEETRFARLWILTWSVLCCASTFFTVTTYLVDMQRFRYPERPIIFLSGCYTMVSVAYIAGFVLQERVVCNERFSEDGYRTVVQGTKKEGCTILFMMLYFFSMASSIWWVILSLTWFLAAGMKWGHEAIEANSQYFHLAAWAVPAVKTITILAMGQIDGDLLSGVCFVGLNSLDPLRGFVLAPLFVYLFIGTSFLLAGFVSLFRIRTIMKHDGTKTEKLERLMVRIGVFSVLYTVPATIVIACYFYEQAFREHWERSWVSQHCKSLAIPCPAHYTPRMSPDFTVYMIKYLMTLIVGITSGFWIWSGKTLHSWRKFYTRLTNSRHGETTV, encoded by the coding sequence ATGCGGCCCCGCAGCGCCCTGCCCCGCCTGCTGCttccgctgctgctgctgcccgcTGCGGGGCCAGCCCAGTTCCACGGGGAAAAGGGCATCTCCATCCCGGACCACGGCTTCTGCCAGCCCATCTCCATCCCGTTGTGCACGGACATCGCCTACAACCAGACCATCATGCCCAACCTTCTGGGCCATACGAACCAGGAGGACGCAGGACTGGAGGTGCACCAGTTCTACCCATTGGTGAAGGTGCAGTGCTCGCCCGAACTGCGCTTCTTCCTGTGCTCCATGTATGCACCCGTGTGCACTGTGCTGGAGCAGGCCATCCCGCCGTGCCGCTCGATCTGCGAGCGCGCGCGCCAGGGCTGCGAGGCGCTCATGAACAAGTTCGGCTTCCAGTGGCCAGAGCGCCTTCGCTGCGAGCACTTCCCCCGCCACGGCGCGGAGCAGATCTGCGTGGGCCAGAACCACTCGGAGGACGGCGCGCCCGCGTTGCTCACCACCGCGCCGCCGCCGGGCCTGCAGCCGGGTGCGGGGGGCACCCCGGGCGGCCAGGGTGGCGGCGGCTCGCCCCCGCGCTATGCCACGCTGGAGCACCCGTTCCACTGTCCGCGCGTCCTCAAGGTGCCGTCCTATCTCAGCTACAAGTTTCTGGGCGAACGCGACTGCGCGGCTCCGTGCGAGCCGGCGCGGCCCGACGGCTCCATGTTCTTCTCCCAGGAAGAGACGCGCTTTGCGCGACTCTGGATCCTCACCTGGTCCGTGTTGTGCTGCGCCTCCACCTTTTTCACCGTCACCACGTACCTGGTGGACATGCAGCGCTTCCGCTACCCGGAGCGGCCCATCATCTTTCTGTCAGGCTGCTACACTATGGTGTCGGTGGCCTACATCGCGGGCTTCGTGCTCCAGGAGCGCGTGGTGTGTAACGAGCGCTTCTCCGAGGACGGCTACCGTACGGTGGTGCAGGGCACCAAGAAGGAGGGCTGCACCATCCTCTTCATGATGCTCTACTTCTTCAGCATGGCCAGTTCCATCTGGTGGGTCATCCTGTCGCTCACCTGGTTCCTGGCGGCGGGCATGAAGTGGGGCCACGAGGCCATCGAGGCCAACTCGCAGTACTTCCACCTGGCCGCGTGGGCCGTGCCCGCCGTCAAGACCATCACAATCCTGGCCATGGGCCAGATTGACGGCGACCTGCTGAGCGGCGTGTGCTTCGTGGGCCTCAACAGCCTGGACCCGCTGCGGGGCTTCGTGCTGGCGCCGCTCTTCGTGTACCTGTTCATAGGCACGTCCTTCCTCCTGGCCGGTTTCGTGTCACTCTTCCGCATCCGTACCATCATGAAGCACGACGGCACCAAGACGGAGAAGCTGGAGCGGCTCATGGTGCGCATCGGCGTCTTCTCGGTGCTGTACACGGTGCCCGCCACCATCGTCATCGCCTGCTATTTCTACGAGCAGGCCTTCCGAGAGCACTGGGAGCGCTCGTGGGTGAGCCAGCACTGCAAGAGCCTGGCCATCCCGTGCCCGGCGCACTACACGCCGCGCATGTCACCCGACTTCACCGTCTACATGATCAAATACCTCATGACGCTCATCGTGGGCATCACGTCGGGCTTCTGGATCTGGTCCGGCAAGACGCTGCACTCGTGGAGGAAGTTCTACACGCGTCTCACCAACAGCCGGCACGGCGAGACCACCGTGTGA